A genome region from Sphingobacteriaceae bacterium GW460-11-11-14-LB5 includes the following:
- a CDS encoding 2-phosphosulfolactate phosphatase yields the protein MSKKIEVCLTPALIDLYDIEQSIVVVIDILRATSSITYGIDNGAEAIIPVANVEDCLAYRDSGFLLAAERNGEVVAGYDFGNSPFSYTHEKVNGKTVVLTTTNGTKALHLAQKRAYQVVIGSFLNLDFLCEYLKSQDKNVLLLCAGWKDQFNLEDTLFAGAVVNNLRQNFEHFDDSSVAAEDLYALAKSDLRKYLHKSSHSHRLAQLNIEEDVVFCLQLNLCKTIPVLEGERLVALRS from the coding sequence ATGTCAAAAAAAATAGAAGTTTGTTTAACTCCGGCCTTAATCGACTTGTACGATATAGAACAGAGTATTGTGGTCGTGATCGACATTTTAAGAGCCACTTCATCTATTACTTACGGGATAGATAATGGCGCTGAAGCGATTATTCCTGTAGCTAATGTGGAAGATTGTTTAGCTTATCGCGATAGCGGATTTTTATTGGCAGCAGAACGAAATGGAGAAGTGGTAGCGGGATACGATTTCGGCAATTCGCCATTCTCTTACACCCATGAGAAAGTAAACGGAAAAACGGTTGTTTTAACTACAACCAATGGCACCAAAGCCTTACATTTGGCACAAAAAAGAGCCTATCAGGTTGTAATTGGATCTTTCCTGAATTTAGATTTTCTTTGCGAATATTTGAAAAGCCAGGATAAAAATGTGCTTTTGCTCTGTGCGGGATGGAAAGATCAGTTTAATTTAGAAGATACCCTTTTTGCTGGTGCAGTGGTGAATAACCTGCGTCAAAATTTCGAACATTTTGATGATTCCAGTGTGGCTGCAGAAGATTTGTATGCCTTAGCTAAATCAGATTTAAGGAAATACCTTCACAAATCATCACATAGCCATCGCCTGGCGCAGTTGAATATAGAAGAAGATGTTGTTTTCTGTTTGCAGCTCAATCTTTGCAAAACCATTCCGGTATTGGAAGGCGAACGCTTAGTGGCCTTAAGAAGCTAA